In Mesorhizobium sp., one DNA window encodes the following:
- the metH gene encoding methionine synthase, whose product MSQNNVSDALFGATALRPDGAEIAAALRAAARERILVLDGAMGTQIQGLGFDEDHFRGDRFGGCACHQQGNNDLLILTQPKAIEEIHYRYAIAGADIVETNTFSSTTIAQADYGMEEMVYELNRDGARLAKRAVRRAEQEDGRRRFVAGALGPTNRTASISPDVNNPGYRAVTFDDLRIAYAEQLRGLIDGGADIVLIETIFDTLNAKAAIFAAEEVFAEKGIRLPVMISGTITDLSGRTLSGQTPTAFWHSVRHATPFSVGLNCALGAAAMRPHLAELSAAADTLICAYPNAGLPNAFGQYDESPDFMAAQVEEFAREGLVNIVGGCCGSTPEHIHAIADAVARHAPRTMPEHRPLMMLSGLEPFTLTKDIPFVNVGERTNVTGSAKFRKLITAGDYASALDVARDQVANGAQIIDVNMDEGLIDSKKAMVEYLNLIAAEPDIARVPVMIDSSKWEVIEDGLKCVQGKPIVNSISMKEGEEAFLKYARLCRMYGAAVVVMAFDEQGQADTRERKVEICTRAHRLLTEQAGFAPEDIIFDPNVFAVATGIEEHDNYGLDFIEAAGEITSTLPHVHISGGVSNLSFSFRGNEPVREAMHAVFLYHAIQRGMDMGIVNAGQLAVYDTIDPELREACEDVVLNRAPKAGGTATERLLEIAERYKGAAGKEAKEKDLAWRDWPVERRISHALVNGITEFIDADTEEARLKAERPLHVIEGPLMAGMNVVGDLFGAGKMFLPQVVKSARVMKQAVAGLLPHMEAEKLANAAAGIENGERKTAGKILMATVKGDVHDIGKNIVGVVLACNNYEIIDLGVMVPATKILQTAKDEKVDIIGLSGLITPSLDEMVHVASEMEREGFDIPLLIGGATTSRVHTAVKIHPRYQRSQAVYVTDASRAVGVVSSLLSHETRPGYIETVRAEYRKVTDAHERSERDKLRLPLAKARANAHRIDWTTYEPPAPSFLGTRVFETWDLAELARYIDWTPFFQTWELKGRYPKILEDENQGAAARQLFEDARAMLAKIISEKWFAPRAVIGFWPANTVGDDIRLFADETRSEQAATFFTLRQQLAKRDGKPNVALSDFVAPLDSGKPDYVGGFVVTAGIEEVAIAERFERANDDYSSIMVKALADRFAEAFAERMHEKVRTEFWGYAPYENLSPDDLIGETYRGIRPAPGYPAQPDHTEKVTLFRLLDAEKNAGVALTESMAMWPGSSVSGLYLSHPDSYYFGVAKVERDQVEDYAARKGMAVDEVERWLGPILNYAPVAFAEAAE is encoded by the coding sequence ATGTCGCAAAATAATGTCTCCGATGCGCTGTTCGGCGCGACGGCTCTCCGGCCGGACGGCGCGGAGATCGCCGCCGCCCTGCGGGCGGCCGCGCGCGAACGGATTCTGGTCCTCGACGGCGCCATGGGCACCCAGATCCAGGGGCTCGGCTTCGACGAGGACCATTTCCGCGGAGACCGTTTCGGCGGCTGCGCCTGCCACCAGCAAGGCAACAACGATCTCCTGATCCTCACCCAGCCGAAGGCGATCGAGGAGATCCACTACCGATACGCCATCGCCGGCGCCGACATCGTCGAGACCAACACCTTCTCCTCCACCACCATCGCCCAGGCCGACTACGGCATGGAGGAGATGGTCTACGAGCTCAACCGCGACGGCGCGCGGCTGGCCAAGCGGGCGGTTCGCCGGGCCGAGCAGGAGGACGGTCGCCGCCGGTTCGTCGCCGGCGCGCTCGGTCCGACCAACCGCACCGCCTCGATTTCCCCCGACGTCAACAATCCCGGCTACCGCGCCGTGACCTTCGACGATCTGCGCATTGCCTACGCGGAGCAGTTGCGCGGCCTGATCGACGGCGGCGCCGACATCGTGCTGATCGAGACCATCTTCGACACGCTCAACGCCAAGGCGGCGATCTTCGCCGCCGAGGAGGTCTTTGCCGAGAAGGGGATCCGTCTCCCGGTCATGATCTCCGGCACGATCACCGATCTCTCCGGGCGCACTCTTTCCGGCCAGACGCCGACGGCCTTCTGGCATTCGGTCCGCCACGCCACACCTTTCAGCGTCGGCCTCAACTGCGCCCTCGGCGCCGCCGCCATGCGCCCGCACCTGGCCGAGCTGTCGGCGGCGGCGGACACGCTCATCTGCGCCTATCCCAATGCCGGCCTGCCCAACGCCTTCGGCCAGTACGACGAGAGCCCGGACTTCATGGCCGCCCAGGTCGAGGAGTTTGCGCGCGAAGGTCTGGTCAATATCGTCGGCGGCTGCTGCGGCTCGACGCCCGAGCACATCCACGCCATCGCCGACGCCGTCGCGCGCCATGCGCCGCGCACTATGCCGGAACACCGGCCGCTGATGATGCTGTCCGGCCTGGAGCCCTTCACGCTCACCAAGGACATCCCCTTCGTCAATGTCGGCGAGCGCACCAATGTCACCGGCTCGGCGAAGTTCAGGAAGCTGATCACGGCCGGCGACTATGCGAGCGCTCTCGACGTGGCCCGCGACCAGGTCGCCAACGGCGCGCAGATCATCGACGTCAACATGGACGAGGGCCTGATCGATTCGAAGAAGGCGATGGTCGAGTATCTCAACCTCATCGCCGCCGAACCCGACATCGCCCGCGTGCCGGTGATGATCGACAGTTCCAAGTGGGAGGTGATCGAGGACGGGCTGAAATGCGTCCAGGGCAAGCCGATCGTCAACTCCATCTCGATGAAGGAGGGCGAGGAGGCCTTCCTCAAATATGCGCGGCTCTGCCGCATGTATGGCGCGGCCGTCGTCGTCATGGCTTTCGACGAGCAGGGCCAGGCCGACACAAGAGAGCGCAAGGTCGAGATCTGCACCCGCGCCCACCGGCTCCTGACCGAACAGGCCGGCTTCGCGCCCGAGGACATCATCTTCGACCCCAACGTTTTCGCAGTCGCGACCGGCATCGAGGAACACGACAATTACGGCCTCGACTTCATCGAGGCGGCGGGCGAGATCACGTCGACCCTGCCGCACGTCCACATTTCGGGCGGTGTCTCGAACCTGTCCTTCTCGTTCCGCGGCAACGAGCCGGTGCGCGAGGCCATGCACGCCGTCTTCCTCTACCACGCCATCCAGCGCGGCATGGACATGGGCATCGTCAATGCGGGCCAGCTTGCCGTCTACGACACGATCGATCCGGAATTGCGCGAGGCCTGCGAGGATGTCGTGCTCAACCGCGCGCCGAAGGCCGGGGGCACCGCCACCGAGCGTCTGCTGGAGATCGCCGAGCGCTACAAGGGCGCTGCCGGCAAGGAGGCGAAGGAGAAGGATCTCGCCTGGCGCGACTGGCCGGTCGAACGGCGGATCAGCCATGCGCTCGTCAACGGCATCACCGAGTTTATCGACGCCGACACCGAAGAGGCGCGGCTGAAGGCCGAGCGGCCGCTGCACGTCATCGAGGGACCGCTGATGGCCGGCATGAACGTCGTCGGCGACTTGTTCGGCGCCGGCAAGATGTTCCTGCCGCAGGTGGTGAAATCGGCCCGCGTGATGAAGCAGGCCGTCGCCGGCCTCCTGCCGCACATGGAGGCGGAAAAGCTCGCCAACGCCGCCGCCGGCATCGAGAACGGCGAGCGCAAGACCGCCGGCAAGATCCTGATGGCAACCGTCAAGGGCGACGTCCACGACATCGGCAAGAACATCGTCGGCGTCGTGCTCGCCTGCAACAATTACGAGATCATCGACCTCGGCGTCATGGTGCCGGCGACGAAGATCCTGCAGACGGCCAAGGACGAGAAGGTCGACATCATCGGCCTCAGCGGCCTGATCACGCCCTCGCTCGACGAGATGGTTCATGTCGCATCCGAAATGGAGCGCGAAGGCTTCGACATCCCGCTCTTGATCGGCGGCGCGACGACGAGCCGCGTGCATACGGCGGTGAAGATCCACCCGCGCTACCAGCGCAGCCAGGCTGTCTACGTCACCGATGCCAGCCGCGCGGTCGGCGTCGTCTCCAGCCTGCTCTCTCACGAGACCCGTCCCGGCTATATCGAGACGGTCCGCGCCGAATACCGCAAGGTGACGGATGCCCATGAGCGCTCCGAGCGCGACAAGCTTCGCCTGCCGCTGGCGAAGGCGCGCGCCAACGCGCACCGGATCGACTGGACGACCTATGAGCCGCCGGCGCCGTCCTTCCTCGGCACGAGAGTCTTCGAGACCTGGGATCTCGCCGAACTCGCCCGCTACATCGACTGGACGCCGTTCTTCCAGACCTGGGAGCTGAAGGGGCGCTACCCGAAGATCCTGGAAGACGAGAACCAGGGTGCCGCCGCGCGCCAGCTGTTCGAGGATGCGAGAGCCATGCTGGCCAAGATCATTTCGGAGAAATGGTTCGCGCCGAGGGCCGTGATCGGCTTCTGGCCGGCCAATACGGTCGGCGACGACATCCGCCTCTTCGCCGACGAGACCCGGTCGGAGCAGGCCGCGACCTTCTTCACCCTGCGCCAGCAGCTGGCGAAGCGCGACGGCAAGCCCAATGTCGCCCTGTCGGATTTCGTCGCTCCCCTGGACAGCGGAAAACCGGACTATGTCGGCGGCTTCGTGGTGACGGCCGGCATCGAGGAGGTCGCGATCGCCGAACGCTTCGAACGCGCCAACGACGACTACTCCTCGATCATGGTGAAGGCCCTCGCCGACCGTTTCGCCGAAGCCTTTGCCGAGCGCATGCACGAGAAGGTGCGCACGGAGTTCTGGGGCTATGCTCCCTACGAGAACCTGTCACCGGACGACCTGATCGGCGAAACCTATCGCGGCATCCGCCCTGCCCCCGGC
- a CDS encoding helix-turn-helix domain-containing protein has product MDDQSVEDGVRGLDHDAFGERLRTRRRELGLTLKEVADGAGLSVGFISQIERGITTPSLSSLTNVSRVLGLHVSEFLSQPRGLAPTTRHDQRPHYAVGSNSLVYERLSASFPGNVLNTVIIHEPPGYRSEPIAHEGEEIFYVLEGGITVEVEGETHVLGAGDSLHFPSTKVHSSWNHMTTPSTILHTCTMDVFGDRERDGSFRSDAAIAPAPKPKTTSKAKKGKSS; this is encoded by the coding sequence TTGGACGATCAGTCTGTCGAAGACGGCGTCCGCGGCTTGGACCACGACGCGTTCGGGGAACGTCTCCGCACGCGCCGCCGCGAGCTCGGGCTGACGCTGAAGGAAGTCGCCGACGGCGCGGGCCTGTCGGTCGGCTTCATCTCGCAGATCGAGCGCGGCATCACCACGCCGTCGCTGTCCTCGCTCACCAACGTGTCGCGCGTTCTGGGGCTGCACGTCTCCGAATTCCTGTCCCAGCCGAGGGGCCTGGCGCCGACGACGCGGCACGACCAGCGGCCGCACTACGCCGTCGGCTCCAATTCCCTCGTCTACGAAAGGCTGTCGGCCTCGTTCCCGGGCAACGTGCTCAACACCGTCATCATCCACGAGCCGCCGGGCTACCGGTCGGAGCCGATCGCACATGAAGGAGAGGAGATCTTCTACGTGCTGGAGGGGGGCATCACCGTCGAGGTCGAAGGCGAGACGCATGTCCTGGGCGCCGGCGACTCGCTGCATTTCCCGTCGACCAAGGTGCACTCGTCCTGGAACCACATGACGACGCCTTCGACCATCCTGCACACCTGCACGATGGACGTGTTCGGCGACCGCGAAAGGGACGGCTCGTTCCGGTCGGACGCAGCCATTGCGCCCGCACCCAAGCCTAAGACCACAAGCAAAGCAAAAAAGGGGAAGTCATCATGA
- a CDS encoding ABC transporter substrate-binding protein, producing the protein MKSILKTFAAALVAASALTAVTAATVTVASAETVLRLDEVAVGELDPGKASDYADSILMFNVYDTLVIPNQGAPGHQGHLAESWTVEGNAFTFKLRPGVKFHSGNPVTAEDVVFSLDRMKALGQGLSYLFEIVDKAEAVDEGTVKFTLKNAYSPFVASLVRLPIVDKKLVMANLGAGDGEMKDWGQAFLSANDAGSGAYKVTSHNPQQETVMAKNADYFLGAGAKAPDTVRLRYGLEAATVRTLIAQGEHDISSQWLPPEVLKSLAGDGAQLLTESGTSGFYIKMNTTKAPLDDVECRLALANAFDYDAGIKMVAINDSVSQGKPSTGAILVGMLGANPAEMANKRDLEAAKAHLAKCKYKPEDINLELSWIGEVPLEERFALLMQANFAEIGIKSEIKKLPWALFSEQVSKPENTPNISQLFVSSVTGDPDTLLYGMYHSSAKGTWQSPEYLEDAEVDKHLDEGRTATDDAGRAAAYSALNKRLVAIAPSIYAYDQVAVFAASKRVSVPALTDPAKAFNLSGFGFNFRLMEMNE; encoded by the coding sequence ATGAAGAGCATATTGAAGACATTCGCCGCGGCCCTCGTCGCCGCGAGCGCACTGACCGCGGTGACGGCAGCCACCGTCACCGTCGCATCGGCCGAAACCGTGCTCAGGCTGGACGAGGTCGCCGTCGGCGAGCTCGATCCGGGCAAGGCGTCGGACTATGCGGACTCGATCCTGATGTTCAACGTCTACGACACGCTGGTCATCCCGAACCAGGGCGCGCCGGGACATCAGGGCCATCTCGCCGAGAGCTGGACCGTCGAGGGCAACGCCTTCACCTTCAAGCTGCGGCCCGGCGTGAAATTCCACAGCGGCAATCCGGTCACCGCCGAGGACGTCGTCTTCTCGCTCGACCGCATGAAGGCGCTGGGGCAGGGCCTGTCCTACCTGTTCGAGATCGTCGACAAGGCGGAAGCGGTCGACGAGGGCACCGTCAAGTTCACCCTCAAGAACGCCTACTCGCCCTTCGTCGCCTCGCTGGTGCGCCTGCCCATCGTCGACAAGAAGCTGGTGATGGCCAATCTCGGCGCCGGCGACGGCGAGATGAAGGACTGGGGCCAGGCCTTCCTGTCGGCCAACGATGCCGGCAGCGGCGCCTACAAGGTCACGTCGCACAATCCGCAGCAGGAAACGGTGATGGCCAAGAACGCCGACTATTTCCTCGGCGCCGGCGCAAAGGCACCCGATACGGTGCGCCTCCGCTATGGCCTGGAGGCGGCGACGGTGCGCACGCTGATCGCCCAGGGCGAGCACGACATCTCCTCGCAATGGCTGCCGCCGGAAGTGTTGAAGTCGCTCGCGGGCGACGGCGCGCAACTGCTGACCGAGTCGGGCACCTCCGGCTTCTACATCAAGATGAACACGACAAAGGCGCCGCTCGATGACGTCGAGTGCCGTCTCGCGCTTGCCAACGCCTTCGACTACGACGCCGGCATCAAGATGGTGGCGATCAACGACAGCGTCTCGCAGGGCAAGCCGTCGACCGGCGCGATCCTGGTCGGAATGCTCGGCGCCAACCCGGCCGAGATGGCCAACAAGCGAGACCTGGAAGCGGCCAAGGCGCATCTCGCCAAGTGCAAATACAAGCCCGAGGACATCAACCTCGAACTGTCCTGGATCGGCGAAGTGCCGCTGGAGGAACGCTTCGCGCTCTTGATGCAGGCGAACTTCGCCGAGATCGGCATCAAGTCGGAGATCAAGAAGCTGCCCTGGGCCCTGTTCTCCGAGCAGGTGTCGAAGCCCGAGAACACGCCGAACATCTCGCAGCTGTTCGTGTCCTCGGTGACGGGCGATCCGGACACGCTGCTCTACGGCATGTATCACTCGTCGGCCAAGGGCACCTGGCAGTCGCCGGAATATCTCGAGGATGCCGAGGTCGACAAGCATCTCGACGAGGGCCGCACCGCCACCGACGATGCCGGCCGGGCCGCTGCCTACTCAGCGCTGAACAAGCGGCTGGTGGCAATCGCGCCGTCAATCTACGCCTACGATCAGGTGGCCGTGTTCGCCGCGTCGAAGCGCGTCTCGGTGCCGGCGCTGACCGACCCCGCCAAGGCGTTCAACCTGTCGGGCTTCGGCTTCAACTTCCGGCTGATGGAAATGAACGAGTAG
- a CDS encoding ABC transporter permease translates to MPPVLRLLAKRLGTSLIVLIGVSLLIFAIARVIPGDPARIALGPNATAEAIAALRERLHLDDPFILQYGYFLADLARGDLGISLYTNRPVTRDIADYLPATLELVIVAGIMMVALGLPLGVLSARYRGSWIDHSVRMVTLLGVSAPSFVWAVILMLVFAFYLPLFPIAGRISDSYAISPVTGFLLVDTLIAGNVRAFGNAAWHIVLPAFALALSGIAQAARLTRSNMVETYERPYIEMAKSYGFPEKRIAWRYAFKPSLIPSMTIIGLDFAAMLGNAFLVEAVFAWPGLSRYGVAVILRKDLNAIVGTVLIISAMFLIVNVIVDLLIAFINPRIRHSQRAS, encoded by the coding sequence ATGCCGCCTGTCCTCCGCCTTCTCGCGAAGCGGCTGGGAACCTCGCTGATCGTCCTGATCGGCGTCTCCCTGCTGATCTTCGCCATCGCCCGGGTGATCCCCGGCGATCCCGCGCGTATCGCGCTCGGGCCGAATGCGACGGCCGAGGCGATCGCGGCGCTGCGCGAGCGGCTGCATCTCGACGATCCGTTCATCCTGCAATACGGCTATTTCCTCGCCGACCTCGCCCGCGGCGACCTCGGCATCTCGCTCTACACCAACCGCCCGGTGACGCGGGACATCGCGGACTACCTGCCGGCGACGCTGGAACTGGTGATCGTCGCCGGCATCATGATGGTCGCCCTCGGCCTGCCGCTCGGCGTGCTGTCGGCACGATACCGCGGATCGTGGATCGACCATTCGGTGCGCATGGTGACGCTGCTCGGCGTCTCTGCGCCGAGCTTCGTCTGGGCGGTGATCCTGATGCTGGTCTTCGCCTTCTACCTTCCGCTGTTCCCGATCGCCGGCCGCATCTCAGACAGCTACGCGATCTCGCCGGTCACGGGTTTCCTGCTGGTCGATACGCTGATCGCCGGCAATGTCCGGGCCTTCGGCAACGCCGCCTGGCACATCGTGCTGCCGGCCTTTGCGCTGGCGCTGTCGGGCATCGCCCAGGCGGCGCGGCTGACGCGCTCGAACATGGTCGAGACCTACGAACGGCCTTACATCGAGATGGCAAAGTCCTACGGCTTTCCGGAAAAGCGCATCGCCTGGCGCTATGCGTTCAAGCCGTCGCTGATCCCGTCGATGACGATCATCGGCCTCGACTTCGCGGCGATGCTCGGCAACGCCTTCCTGGTCGAGGCGGTGTTCGCCTGGCCGGGCCTGTCGCGCTACGGCGTGGCGGTGATCCTGCGCAAGGATCTCAACGCCATCGTCGGCACGGTGCTGATCATCTCGGCGATGTTCCTGATCGTCAACGTGATCGTCGACCTCCTGATCGCCTTCATCAACCCGCGCATCCGCCATTCGCAGAGGGCGTCATGA
- a CDS encoding ABC transporter permease — protein sequence MRRTLAILLRNPLSLLGLILVAVVVLSAVFADFIAPFPLHRGAVVDFANFNKAPEWPYIFGTDLVGRDLFSRILYAYRISLILGVVVLAIAVPIGVAIGLFAGYLGGWAEYVLMRTTDVFLSIPPLVLAMSMMGLLEPTLTNGMIAVTAMWWPWYTRLVYNLARSEKEEGYVLAAEVIGASKLHVMFREILPNCVPSILTKMTLDLGFVILIASSLSFLGLGVQPPTPDLGSMVAEGAKYLPDSWWLTVFPGLAILVAVFGFNLIGDALREILGAEQ from the coding sequence ATGAGACGCACGCTCGCCATCCTGTTGCGCAACCCGCTGTCGCTGCTCGGGCTGATCCTCGTCGCGGTGGTGGTTCTGTCGGCCGTCTTCGCCGATTTCATCGCGCCGTTTCCGCTGCATCGCGGCGCAGTGGTGGATTTCGCCAACTTCAACAAGGCGCCGGAATGGCCCTACATCTTCGGGACGGATCTCGTCGGCCGCGACCTGTTCTCGCGCATCCTCTACGCCTACCGCATCTCGCTGATCCTCGGCGTGGTGGTTCTGGCGATCGCGGTGCCGATCGGCGTCGCGATCGGCCTGTTCGCCGGCTATCTCGGCGGCTGGGCGGAATATGTGCTGATGCGCACCACCGACGTATTCCTGTCGATCCCGCCGCTGGTGCTGGCCATGTCCATGATGGGCCTGCTCGAGCCGACGCTGACCAACGGCATGATCGCGGTGACCGCCATGTGGTGGCCCTGGTATACGCGGCTCGTCTACAACCTCGCCCGCTCCGAGAAGGAGGAGGGCTACGTGCTCGCAGCCGAAGTGATCGGCGCGTCGAAGCTGCACGTCATGTTCCGCGAAATCCTGCCGAACTGCGTGCCCTCGATCCTGACCAAGATGACGCTCGACCTCGGTTTCGTCATCCTGATCGCCTCGTCGCTCTCCTTCCTCGGGCTCGGCGTGCAGCCGCCGACGCCGGATCTCGGGTCGATGGTGGCGGAGGGGGCGAAATACCTGCCGGATTCATGGTGGCTGACCGTGTTCCCCGGTCTTGCCATCCTGGTCGCGGTGTTCGGCTTCAACCTCATCGGCGACGCCCTGCGCGAGATCCTGGGGGCGGAGCAATGA
- a CDS encoding ABC transporter ATP-binding protein, which yields MNTLRIRDLRLGFKGWSGTVEVLHDISLHIAKGERVALVGESGSGKSVTARIVLGLLQSLRATRLSGLVEFEGRDLSKLSECERHALRGTRMSMIFQDPTSSLNPVYPILSQFHEVLRRANPAISIGEARARAEKALADVSITDPARALDSYPFQLSGGMNQRVMIAMALANEPSLLIADEPGTALDVTVQAQTLRLMREQVERHGTSVLFISHNLGVVREFADRVYVIYKGRIAEQGPTAALFENPRHPYTRALLDAVPRITGEGIPEIEDASDAYFAPTAVHEGYGEPEGVA from the coding sequence ATGAACACGCTGCGCATCCGCGATCTCAGGCTCGGCTTCAAGGGCTGGTCCGGCACGGTCGAGGTGCTGCACGACATCTCCCTGCACATCGCCAAGGGCGAACGGGTCGCGCTCGTCGGCGAGAGCGGGTCGGGCAAGTCGGTGACGGCGCGGATCGTGCTCGGGCTGCTGCAGTCGCTGCGCGCGACGCGGCTTTCGGGCCTGGTCGAGTTCGAGGGGCGCGACCTGTCGAAACTCAGCGAGTGCGAGCGGCATGCGCTGCGCGGCACGAGGATGTCGATGATCTTCCAGGATCCGACCTCGTCGCTCAATCCGGTCTATCCGATCCTGTCCCAGTTCCACGAGGTGCTGAGGCGGGCGAACCCTGCGATCTCGATCGGCGAGGCGCGTGCGCGGGCGGAGAAAGCACTGGCCGATGTGTCGATCACGGACCCGGCGCGTGCGCTCGACTCCTATCCGTTCCAGCTCTCGGGCGGGATGAACCAGCGCGTGATGATCGCGATGGCGCTGGCCAACGAGCCGTCGCTGCTGATCGCCGACGAGCCCGGCACGGCGCTCGACGTCACCGTGCAGGCGCAGACGCTGAGGCTGATGCGCGAGCAGGTGGAGCGGCACGGCACGTCGGTGCTGTTCATCTCGCACAATCTCGGCGTCGTGCGCGAATTCGCCGACCGCGTCTACGTCATCTACAAGGGCCGCATCGCCGAGCAGGGCCCGACGGCGGCGCTGTTCGAGAATCCGCGCCATCCTTATACGCGGGCGCTGCTCGACGCCGTGCCGCGCATCACCGGCGAGGGCATCCCGGAGATCGAGGACGCGTCGGACGCCTATTTCGCGCCGACGGCGGTGCATGAGGGCTATGGCGAGCCGGAGGGCGTCGCGTGA
- a CDS encoding ATP-binding cassette domain-containing protein: MTHPLLSLRAVSKTFHSGGREVKAVDNVSFDVAEGECLAVVGESGSGKSTIANMILGIYPQTLGEIAFKGAALPGRRDLAHRRAIQLVQQNPLSSLNPRRTIGASLRLALDVHGIGEKAGRAERTGQLLEEVGLPADFRTRSPAALSGGQRQRVAIARALACQSELVVLDEPTSALDVLVQARVLKLLADLRKSRGLTYLFITHDLSVVRNIADRVAVFEKGRLVEIGPTASVFEAPTHAYTRRLISAVPVVTAAEAALRKRLTEDADAHA, from the coding sequence ATGACCCATCCCCTCCTCTCCCTGCGCGCCGTCTCAAAGACCTTCCACTCCGGCGGGCGCGAGGTGAAGGCCGTCGACAACGTCTCCTTCGACGTCGCCGAAGGCGAGTGCCTGGCCGTGGTCGGCGAGAGCGGGTCGGGCAAGTCGACCATCGCCAACATGATCCTCGGCATCTACCCGCAAACGCTGGGCGAGATCGCCTTCAAGGGCGCGGCGCTGCCGGGACGGCGCGATCTGGCGCATCGGCGCGCCATCCAGCTGGTGCAGCAGAACCCGCTGTCCTCGCTCAATCCGCGCCGAACCATCGGCGCGTCGCTCCGGCTCGCGCTCGACGTGCACGGCATTGGCGAGAAGGCCGGACGCGCCGAGCGCACCGGACAGCTGCTGGAGGAGGTCGGCCTGCCCGCCGATTTCCGCACGCGTTCGCCCGCGGCACTTTCCGGCGGACAGCGCCAGCGCGTCGCGATCGCGCGGGCGCTTGCCTGCCAGTCGGAGCTCGTCGTGCTGGACGAGCCGACTTCGGCGCTCGACGTGCTGGTGCAGGCGCGCGTGCTGAAGCTCCTGGCGGACCTCAGGAAGAGCCGGGGCCTGACCTATCTGTTCATCACCCACGACCTGTCCGTCGTGCGCAACATCGCCGACCGTGTCGCGGTCTTCGAGAAGGGCCGGCTCGTCGAGATCGGCCCGACCGCCTCGGTCTTCGAGGCCCCAACCCATGCCTATACGCGCAGGCTGATCTCCGCGGTGCCCGTCGTCACGGCCGCCGAGGCGGCGCTGCGCAAACGCCTTACGGAGGATGCAGATGCACATGCCTGA
- a CDS encoding GAF domain-containing protein, whose product MPDYSAFTAALATGHGPRDAFDALCALTRDVVGVKLFTVMTHDARTGMAGRIYSNMPDAYPVSGTKPANETDWSRQVIQEKRTFVANTIEDIAEVFYDHELIKSLGCESVINVPIIVAGEFKGTINCLHEAGFYTPERVEAAEALKLPGAVCLLLNELDAKGEL is encoded by the coding sequence ATGCCTGACTATTCGGCCTTCACCGCGGCCCTGGCCACGGGACACGGGCCGCGGGATGCGTTCGACGCGCTCTGTGCGCTGACCCGCGACGTGGTGGGCGTGAAGCTCTTCACGGTGATGACGCACGATGCGCGCACCGGCATGGCCGGCCGCATCTACTCCAACATGCCCGACGCCTATCCGGTCTCCGGCACCAAGCCGGCCAACGAGACAGACTGGTCGCGCCAGGTGATCCAGGAAAAGCGCACCTTCGTCGCCAACACGATCGAGGACATCGCCGAGGTCTTCTACGACCACGAGCTGATCAAGTCGCTGGGCTGCGAAAGCGTCATCAACGTGCCGATCATCGTCGCCGGCGAATTCAAGGGCACGATCAACTGCCTGCACGAGGCGGGCTTCTACACGCCCGAGCGGGTCGAGGCCGCCGAGGCGCTGAAGCTGCCCGGCGCGGTGTGCCTGCTGCTCAACGAACTCGACGCCAAGGGAGAGCTCTGA